In the genome of Ptychodera flava strain L36383 chromosome 13, AS_Pfla_20210202, whole genome shotgun sequence, one region contains:
- the LOC139147953 gene encoding uncharacterized protein isoform X1 yields MAADSNHVREAFSQIRIPRTMYGSVQQRFDSLYEWLVNGGHADDFRQSASPPTLLPPGWPNARSADAQSGFKQAPVTIKKKEREKRRQSLDDFDALQPSQRVKRVEKHVRVMECPAEWNDDTVAFQPSRRVTKHIRNTECHAEGSDEVDGFQPSQRVRRVGTHVSDYGWHAQRSDDGETESDEMDDVEMKDEDVSLDSGPESEQEDDGDDKQLRDWSVISGKSAVSSAGTSQDVCSKSHTLDDRKVKDSEDKRMWLESQIFSFHRPRPNRKTKPSYRRLNVDRIWLVAKKSAVYRRFLKERDTLPVILKRNLKQHCKLQSHRHDRMIPDQKESRIVKSGSVQHNLESKSVSQSPLCTSGKKIRKFSDAATGASSKLSKKRLQMKGNEKVRESTLDKSVWKEMTDEPQDLGMKQHPSLANKNVAICKPRKRISDVQRSGSEARKGNNDATRGSDGDVTLFSPARKELSEKRRKGKVRHLENRRLTRNQHANLQRKSAEHLESVCVPSLFDSNSVGSHCGGIWNKIISEN; encoded by the exons ATGGCGGCTGATTCAAATCATGTGCGAGAGGCGTTCTCACAAATTCGAATCCCACGGACAATGTATGGGAGTGTACAACAAAGATTCGACTCGTT GTATGAATGGCTGGTAAATGGCGGACATGCTGATGATTTCAGGCAATCCGCTTCACCTCCGACATTGCTACCACCTGGATGGCCCAATGCTAGAAGTGCAGATGCGCAGAGTGGATTCAAACAAGCGCCAGTCACGATAAAGAAGAAGGAAAGGGAGAAGAGAAGGCAGAGTTTGGATGATTTTGATGCATTGCAACCGTCTCAAAGAGTGAAAAGAGTGGAAAAACATGTCAGGGTTATGGAATGTCCTGCAGAGTGGAATGATGATACTGTTGCATTCCAGCCGTCTCGAAGAGTGACAAAACACATCCGGAATACTGAATGTCATGCAGAAGGGAGCGATGAAGTTGATGGATTCCAACCGTCTCAAAGAGTGAGAAGAGTGGGAACACACGTCAGTGATTATGGATGGCATGCACAGAGGAGTGATGATGGAGAGACGGAAAGTGATGAAATGGATGATGTCGAGATGAAAGATGAAGATGTGAGTCTGGATAGCGGGCCTGAATCTGAACAGGAAGACGATGGAGACGACAAACAATTACGGGATTGGAGTGTGATATCAGGGAAGTCAGCCGTTTCGAGTGCTGGTACAAGTCAGGATGTCTGTAGCAAATCACACACATTGGATGACAGGAAAGTGAAAGACAGTGAGGATAAGAGGATGTGGCTAGAGAGTCAGATCTTTTCGTTTCACAGACCAAGACCAAATAG GAAAACAAAGCCATCGTACCGGAGACTGAATGTGGACAGAATCTGGTTAGTTGCCAAGAAGTCAGCAGTGTACAGAAGATTTCTTAAAGAAAGAGACACACTTCCTGTCATTTTGAAAAG AAATCTCAAACAACATTGCAAACTGCAGTCACATCGCCATGATAGAATGATACCAGACCAAAAGGAAAGCAGAATTGTGAAATCAGGAAGTGTCCAGCATAATCTGGAGTCAAAGTCAGTCTCCCAATCACCTCTTTGTACTTCAGGCAAAAAAATACGGAAGTTTTCCGATGCAGCAACTGGTGCATCGTCAAAGCTTTCCAAGAAGAGACTACAGatgaaaggaaatgaaaaggtCAGAGAATCCACCCTTGACAAAAGTGTGTGGAAAGAGATGACAGATGAACCGCAAGACCTGGGAATGAAACAGCATCCATCCTTGGCAAACAAAAATGTCGCCATCTGTAAACCAAGGAAGAGAATTTCAGATGTTCAGAGAAGCGGCAGTGAGGCTAGAAAGGGCAACAATGATGCCACTAGAGGTAGCGATGGTGACGTCACGTTGTTCAGTCCTGCCAGAAAGGAACTCTCAGAGAAAAGACGGAAGGGAAAAGTACGGCACCTCGAAAACCGGCGACTTACCAGGAATCAACATGCAAATCTTCAAAGGAAAAGTGCAGAACATTTGGAGTCTGTGTGCGTGCCATCTCTGTTTGATTCCAATTCTGTTGGAAGCCATTGTGGTGGCATATGGAATAAAATTATCAGTGAAAACTGA
- the LOC139147953 gene encoding uncharacterized protein isoform X2: protein MYEWLVNGGHADDFRQSASPPTLLPPGWPNARSADAQSGFKQAPVTIKKKEREKRRQSLDDFDALQPSQRVKRVEKHVRVMECPAEWNDDTVAFQPSRRVTKHIRNTECHAEGSDEVDGFQPSQRVRRVGTHVSDYGWHAQRSDDGETESDEMDDVEMKDEDVSLDSGPESEQEDDGDDKQLRDWSVISGKSAVSSAGTSQDVCSKSHTLDDRKVKDSEDKRMWLESQIFSFHRPRPNRKTKPSYRRLNVDRIWLVAKKSAVYRRFLKERDTLPVILKRNLKQHCKLQSHRHDRMIPDQKESRIVKSGSVQHNLESKSVSQSPLCTSGKKIRKFSDAATGASSKLSKKRLQMKGNEKVRESTLDKSVWKEMTDEPQDLGMKQHPSLANKNVAICKPRKRISDVQRSGSEARKGNNDATRGSDGDVTLFSPARKELSEKRRKGKVRHLENRRLTRNQHANLQRKSAEHLESVCVPSLFDSNSVGSHCGGIWNKIISEN, encoded by the exons at GTATGAATGGCTGGTAAATGGCGGACATGCTGATGATTTCAGGCAATCCGCTTCACCTCCGACATTGCTACCACCTGGATGGCCCAATGCTAGAAGTGCAGATGCGCAGAGTGGATTCAAACAAGCGCCAGTCACGATAAAGAAGAAGGAAAGGGAGAAGAGAAGGCAGAGTTTGGATGATTTTGATGCATTGCAACCGTCTCAAAGAGTGAAAAGAGTGGAAAAACATGTCAGGGTTATGGAATGTCCTGCAGAGTGGAATGATGATACTGTTGCATTCCAGCCGTCTCGAAGAGTGACAAAACACATCCGGAATACTGAATGTCATGCAGAAGGGAGCGATGAAGTTGATGGATTCCAACCGTCTCAAAGAGTGAGAAGAGTGGGAACACACGTCAGTGATTATGGATGGCATGCACAGAGGAGTGATGATGGAGAGACGGAAAGTGATGAAATGGATGATGTCGAGATGAAAGATGAAGATGTGAGTCTGGATAGCGGGCCTGAATCTGAACAGGAAGACGATGGAGACGACAAACAATTACGGGATTGGAGTGTGATATCAGGGAAGTCAGCCGTTTCGAGTGCTGGTACAAGTCAGGATGTCTGTAGCAAATCACACACATTGGATGACAGGAAAGTGAAAGACAGTGAGGATAAGAGGATGTGGCTAGAGAGTCAGATCTTTTCGTTTCACAGACCAAGACCAAATAG GAAAACAAAGCCATCGTACCGGAGACTGAATGTGGACAGAATCTGGTTAGTTGCCAAGAAGTCAGCAGTGTACAGAAGATTTCTTAAAGAAAGAGACACACTTCCTGTCATTTTGAAAAG AAATCTCAAACAACATTGCAAACTGCAGTCACATCGCCATGATAGAATGATACCAGACCAAAAGGAAAGCAGAATTGTGAAATCAGGAAGTGTCCAGCATAATCTGGAGTCAAAGTCAGTCTCCCAATCACCTCTTTGTACTTCAGGCAAAAAAATACGGAAGTTTTCCGATGCAGCAACTGGTGCATCGTCAAAGCTTTCCAAGAAGAGACTACAGatgaaaggaaatgaaaaggtCAGAGAATCCACCCTTGACAAAAGTGTGTGGAAAGAGATGACAGATGAACCGCAAGACCTGGGAATGAAACAGCATCCATCCTTGGCAAACAAAAATGTCGCCATCTGTAAACCAAGGAAGAGAATTTCAGATGTTCAGAGAAGCGGCAGTGAGGCTAGAAAGGGCAACAATGATGCCACTAGAGGTAGCGATGGTGACGTCACGTTGTTCAGTCCTGCCAGAAAGGAACTCTCAGAGAAAAGACGGAAGGGAAAAGTACGGCACCTCGAAAACCGGCGACTTACCAGGAATCAACATGCAAATCTTCAAAGGAAAAGTGCAGAACATTTGGAGTCTGTGTGCGTGCCATCTCTGTTTGATTCCAATTCTGTTGGAAGCCATTGTGGTGGCATATGGAATAAAATTATCAGTGAAAACTGA